A region of the Desulfobacter postgatei 2ac9 genome:
AGGCGGTACAGGGCATTGTGGGAAAGGATGCAGAAATTAAATTTGGTGAGGCTGTGTTTCCCAAAGACGGGTATTCTTTGCCTGATATTATGCGCCAGGTAAAGAAAAATTTTGGAATGAATAAAAAATGGGTAAAAAAATTAAAGGTATCAGATCCAGAGCCGGTGCGGGAGGAAAACCATATCCTGTCAGCACCGATGGTTGGGCCTGTTTTTAACGCTTTTGAGTCGGATGCGTTTTTTAAAGATGCAAAAGGAAGCTTTTTTTATAAACTGTTAGCCCTGTCTCCCGAAACAGTGTGGTCCTGTGTAAAAAATATGACCATCAAGGAACAGAAACGGTTTATGTCAAAACTTCCCCATGACTCTAAACTGGTTGATTATCTGTCAGGGAAAATTAAAAGCCAGGCAGAGGTCCGGGATGTACAGACCGCCAGGGAAGAAATTGGCCGCCTTTCTGCAGGGATGCAGTTTGAAAAGGGGATGATCGAAAGGCAGCGCAACAGGACCACGGTTGTAGGGATGCTTAACCGGATAGAGTCGCTGCCCGTCATTCCCGCGGTTGCCATGCAGGTGTATCAACTGTCAATCGATCCGGCGTCTGACATTGAAGATGTTCAAAAAGTGCTTTCCACGGACCAGGGACTTGCCTTAAAGATATTAAAACTTGTCAATTCTCCTTTTTACGGGTTGGGTCGCAAAGTTGATTCCATCAGAGAAGGGATCATCATCCTGGGGATGGAGGAAATTTCACAATTGGCATTTGGCCTGAGCCTGGCCGGCTCTTTTTCCGGGGTCGGTATAAAGGGACTGATAGACCCGGTATCGCTTCGGCGGCATGCAGTCGAGGTTGCGGTTATAGGCCGTTTTTTGTGTGAAGATCTCACGGATGACGAATTCAAAGTGGCATTTACGGCCTGTGTGCTGCATGATATCGGCAAGCTGTTTTTGATCCAGAATTTTCCGGAATTATATAAACGGGTGATGTTGGTGGCCGGAGAAATGCAGATGCCTGTATATGCGGCAGAAGAAGATATTTTTGGATTAAACCACGGCGTGGTGGGAGGCATCATCACTAAAAAGTGGAATCTGCCCGACTCCCTGGTGCAGGCCATATCGTTTCATCATTATCCGCCGGATGCCTCGGAATACCAGGAACTTGCAGCGATCGTGGGATTTGCGGACAGTCTGAACCATATGAGTACCGCAGAGGATACCCCTGGGGCAGTGGAAAGAATGTCTGTGAATTTAATGAATAAGGGTCTTATTGATGTCCTTCAGACCACTCTGGGAAATATTTCAAAAGAGATGATTGCCGATAAAAAAGTTCAGGCGGATCGATTCATGCAGAAAAACGCAACAATGATCGGATCAATAGCCGATGATTAGAGACACAGATGAAGAGAGCTGTCCGGACGGCAGGCAGTTTGAGCTGGTTAAGAACAACTATCTTAATCTCC
Encoded here:
- a CDS encoding HDOD domain-containing protein, producing MQKVLYRIIVNKLVPESIEVFSQILENEFNYTLKSVDDFVRSLPRIIYEGHHGSKLKKILKVLKSANIDLSVHKLVKEENFLFYIDQATHRLILKILNMTLRAGTDAAFVFMVAGNENEFFLRESLIGRGEELVDSFRLSDFIFIIDERSLLFLGFATDNEGLHFLIPKLKKAVQGIVGKDAEIKFGEAVFPKDGYSLPDIMRQVKKNFGMNKKWVKKLKVSDPEPVREENHILSAPMVGPVFNAFESDAFFKDAKGSFFYKLLALSPETVWSCVKNMTIKEQKRFMSKLPHDSKLVDYLSGKIKSQAEVRDVQTAREEIGRLSAGMQFEKGMIERQRNRTTVVGMLNRIESLPVIPAVAMQVYQLSIDPASDIEDVQKVLSTDQGLALKILKLVNSPFYGLGRKVDSIREGIIILGMEEISQLAFGLSLAGSFSGVGIKGLIDPVSLRRHAVEVAVIGRFLCEDLTDDEFKVAFTACVLHDIGKLFLIQNFPELYKRVMLVAGEMQMPVYAAEEDIFGLNHGVVGGIITKKWNLPDSLVQAISFHHYPPDASEYQELAAIVGFADSLNHMSTAEDTPGAVERMSVNLMNKGLIDVLQTTLGNISKEMIADKKVQADRFMQKNATMIGSIADD